In Schlegelella aquatica, one DNA window encodes the following:
- a CDS encoding cation-translocating P-type ATPase: MPPTTTDDPDTTAPWHALSVEEALRRCGTDPQHGLDAQAALRLLAQYGPNALPEPPPRPLWRTFARQFKSPLIYILFAASVLAVALGHRGDAGVILAVVLVNAMIGTFQEGRAERSMAALRRLSTLHVRVRRGGVEHSVQAAELVPGDLMLLSAGDAVAADARLLEDAQLQVAEAALTGESVPVSKSSTAVPEATGLADRRDMVYAGTHVTAGRAVALVIATGERTEVGRIARLTEHADEPKTPLERRLDQFGRALVAAALGLFVLVVLLGMWRSLPLPDVLMVAISQMVSMVPEGLPVAMTIALAVGMQRMAERGALIRRLSAVETLGSTTVICSDKTGTLTRNEITAVELWLPAPGGPGRRITVGGIGYAPQGELLEEGRPADTSEPSLHDLLAAAALCNDAELAPPEEERAAWTVLGDPTEGALLVLAAKAGIDLAALREQSPRETELPFDSDAKLMATRHRLPGACHTVMVKGAPEAVLRLAKGMHHDTLAAARAASEAMASRALRVLAFGSVDDGELDPAQGFDALAGRVRLLGLVGQIDPPREEVKAAVAECRRAGIRPVMVTGDHKLTGLAIARELGIARPGDRAVDGMELERMGEAELRDELPSIAVFARVQPAQKLRIVEALQARGEVVAMTGDGVNDAPALARADVGVAMGVTGTEVAKSASKIVVTDDNFATIVAAVEQGRVVYNNVKKVVLYLFATSMAEVLVLLLALLGGFPLPLAAVQILWINIVTEGTVTVNLVMDPPEGDEMRRRPVSRDDRLLGKDMLQRIALMTPTIAAVTFGWFAWRLSQGVPEALVRTETFTVLAMCQWFNVLNCQSATASALGPRLLRNPWLAGGLALSVGLQIAVLYAPAMNTLFHTVPLPPASLIPLAALASLVLWVEEARKLLVGATRPRGA, from the coding sequence GTGCCGCCGACCACCACCGATGATCCCGACACCACAGCCCCTTGGCATGCCCTGAGTGTCGAGGAGGCGCTTCGTCGCTGTGGCACCGATCCGCAGCACGGGCTGGATGCGCAGGCCGCCCTGCGCCTCCTCGCGCAGTACGGGCCCAACGCCCTGCCCGAACCGCCGCCCCGGCCCCTTTGGCGGACCTTCGCGCGCCAGTTCAAGAGCCCGCTGATCTACATCCTGTTTGCAGCGTCCGTGCTGGCGGTCGCGCTCGGCCACCGTGGCGACGCCGGTGTGATCCTCGCGGTCGTGCTGGTCAACGCGATGATCGGCACCTTCCAGGAGGGTCGGGCCGAGCGGTCGATGGCCGCCTTGCGGCGGCTGTCGACCCTGCACGTTCGCGTGCGGCGCGGTGGAGTGGAACATTCGGTGCAGGCCGCCGAGCTCGTGCCCGGCGACCTGATGCTGCTGTCGGCCGGCGATGCGGTGGCGGCCGACGCGAGGCTGCTGGAGGACGCGCAGTTGCAGGTGGCCGAGGCGGCCCTGACCGGCGAATCGGTCCCGGTCAGCAAGTCCTCCACGGCCGTCCCCGAGGCCACCGGCCTCGCCGACCGACGCGACATGGTGTATGCGGGCACGCACGTCACGGCCGGTCGGGCGGTCGCACTGGTCATCGCCACCGGCGAGCGCACGGAGGTCGGCCGCATTGCCCGCCTGACCGAACACGCCGACGAGCCCAAGACACCGCTGGAGCGGCGGCTCGACCAGTTCGGCCGGGCACTCGTCGCAGCAGCGCTGGGCCTGTTCGTGCTGGTGGTGCTGCTCGGGATGTGGCGCTCGCTGCCCCTGCCCGACGTGCTGATGGTCGCGATCAGCCAGATGGTTTCGATGGTCCCCGAGGGCCTGCCGGTGGCGATGACGATCGCGCTGGCCGTCGGCATGCAACGCATGGCCGAGCGAGGCGCCCTCATCCGCCGTCTCTCGGCCGTCGAGACGCTCGGGTCGACGACCGTCATCTGCAGTGACAAGACCGGCACGTTGACCCGCAACGAGATCACGGCCGTCGAGCTCTGGCTGCCGGCGCCGGGCGGGCCCGGCCGTCGCATCACCGTGGGCGGCATCGGCTACGCGCCGCAAGGCGAGCTGCTCGAGGAAGGTCGGCCGGCGGATACGAGCGAGCCGTCACTGCACGACCTGCTTGCCGCGGCGGCCCTGTGCAACGATGCCGAACTCGCGCCCCCGGAGGAGGAACGCGCGGCCTGGACGGTACTGGGAGACCCGACGGAAGGAGCGCTCCTCGTCCTTGCGGCCAAGGCGGGCATCGATCTCGCCGCGCTGCGCGAGCAGTCGCCCCGTGAAACGGAGCTGCCGTTCGACTCCGACGCCAAGCTGATGGCCACGCGCCACCGTCTGCCGGGTGCGTGCCACACGGTGATGGTCAAAGGCGCACCGGAGGCCGTGCTGAGGCTGGCCAAGGGCATGCACCACGACACCTTGGCCGCGGCCCGGGCGGCCTCCGAGGCGATGGCCTCGCGGGCGCTGCGCGTACTGGCCTTCGGCTCGGTGGACGACGGCGAGCTCGACCCGGCCCAAGGGTTCGACGCCCTGGCGGGACGGGTACGCCTGCTTGGCCTCGTCGGCCAGATCGACCCGCCTCGCGAGGAGGTGAAGGCCGCCGTCGCTGAGTGTCGCCGGGCGGGCATCCGGCCGGTGATGGTGACCGGCGACCACAAGCTCACGGGGCTGGCCATCGCCCGGGAACTGGGCATCGCGAGGCCCGGCGATCGCGCGGTGGACGGCATGGAGCTGGAGCGCATGGGCGAAGCAGAGCTGCGCGACGAGTTGCCGTCGATCGCCGTGTTCGCACGCGTGCAGCCCGCTCAGAAGCTGCGCATCGTCGAAGCACTGCAAGCGCGCGGCGAGGTGGTCGCAATGACCGGCGACGGCGTCAACGACGCCCCCGCCCTCGCTCGGGCCGACGTCGGGGTGGCCATGGGCGTGACGGGCACCGAGGTGGCCAAGAGCGCATCCAAGATCGTGGTCACCGATGACAACTTCGCCACCATCGTCGCGGCCGTCGAGCAGGGTCGGGTCGTCTACAACAACGTCAAGAAGGTGGTGCTCTACCTGTTTGCCACCTCGATGGCGGAAGTGCTGGTGCTGCTGCTGGCGTTGCTCGGCGGCTTTCCACTGCCGCTGGCGGCCGTCCAGATCCTGTGGATCAACATCGTCACGGAGGGCACGGTCACCGTGAACCTGGTGATGGACCCGCCGGAAGGCGACGAGATGCGACGCCGCCCCGTCTCGAGGGACGACCGCTTGTTGGGCAAGGACATGCTGCAGCGCATTGCGCTGATGACCCCGACGATCGCGGCCGTCACCTTCGGCTGGTTTGCATGGCGGCTGTCGCAGGGGGTCCCCGAGGCCCTGGTGCGCACCGAGACCTTCACGGTGCTGGCCATGTGTCAGTGGTTCAACGTGCTGAACTGCCAGTCGGCGACCGCCTCTGCCCTCGGGCCGCGGTTGTTGCGCAACCCATGGCTTGCCGGCGGACTGGCGTTGAGCGTCGGCCTGCAGATCGCCGTCCTCTATGCTCCGGCCATGAACACCCTCTTCCACACCGTGCCGTTACCACCGGCCTCGCTCATCCCTTTGGCGGCTTTGGCGAGCCTCGTACTGTGGGTGGAAGAAGCACGCAAGCTCCTGGTAGGCGCGACGCGCCCGAGGGGGGCATGA
- a CDS encoding sodium:calcium antiporter, with protein sequence MTMAWVIAQFALCAALIAVAGYVLSVSADRLADTYGWGRGWVGLALLATVTSLPELACGISAVVWVDAPNLAVGNVLGACVFNLLFLAVVDLLQRYEPMYRQASASHLLAAAFGVVMLGFVVISLMLGARAPVAFNLGLYSPVLLALYLLGLRCVFAHEGARSTPTGRGTRTSPTRDLRRFGAAALVVLAAGSWLPNLADELATQLGWSRSFVGTLFMAVVTTLPEVAVTLSALRLGALDMAIGNLLGSNLFNLIILAVDDLFYLRGPLLADASPVHVGTSGAAVMMTGLVIVGLVMRPRGRVLRSVSWISVGLLAAYGLNATFVFLHGA encoded by the coding sequence ATGACGATGGCGTGGGTGATCGCGCAATTCGCGCTGTGCGCCGCACTCATCGCAGTGGCGGGATACGTGCTGAGCGTGAGCGCCGACCGCCTCGCCGACACCTACGGCTGGGGCCGAGGCTGGGTGGGCCTCGCCTTGCTCGCCACCGTCACATCGCTGCCCGAGCTGGCCTGCGGCATCAGCGCCGTCGTGTGGGTGGACGCGCCGAACCTCGCGGTCGGCAACGTCCTCGGGGCCTGCGTGTTCAATCTCCTGTTCCTGGCCGTCGTCGATCTGCTCCAGCGCTACGAGCCGATGTACCGGCAAGCCAGTGCTTCACATCTGCTCGCTGCTGCTTTCGGGGTCGTGATGCTGGGATTCGTCGTGATCAGCCTGATGCTCGGTGCGCGGGCCCCCGTGGCGTTCAACCTCGGGCTGTACAGCCCTGTGCTGCTGGCGCTGTATCTGCTCGGTCTGCGGTGCGTGTTCGCCCACGAGGGTGCTCGCTCCACTCCAACCGGCCGCGGCACGCGCACCTCCCCCACACGCGACCTGCGACGTTTCGGCGCCGCCGCGCTCGTGGTGCTGGCTGCGGGCAGCTGGCTTCCCAACCTGGCCGACGAACTGGCGACTCAGCTGGGCTGGAGCCGCAGCTTCGTGGGCACCCTGTTCATGGCTGTCGTCACGACGCTGCCCGAGGTCGCCGTCACGCTCTCGGCGCTGCGGCTGGGGGCCTTGGACATGGCCATTGGCAACCTGCTGGGCAGCAATCTGTTCAATCTGATCATCCTGGCCGTGGACGACCTGTTCTACCTGCGCGGCCCCCTGCTGGCGGACGCATCGCCCGTGCACGTGGGCACCTCGGGAGCCGCCGTGATGATGACGGGCCTGGTGATCGTGGGCCTGGTGATGCGGCCGCGGGGCCGCGTGCTCCGCTCGGTCAGCTGGATCAGCGTGGGGCTCCTGGCGGCCTACGGACTGAACGCAACCTTCGTCTTCTTGCACGGAGCGTGA
- a CDS encoding SIMPL domain-containing protein (The SIMPL domain is named for its presence in mouse protein SIMPL (signalling molecule that associates with mouse pelle-like kinase). Bacterial member BP26, from Brucella, was shown to assemble into a channel-like structure, while YggE from E. coli has been associated with resistance to oxidative stress.) — MTRRLLPRHAVAGPLLALAAALVQAQPRPQPQPETALVNVVHLQAAASLDVPRDLLSITLTAVREGTEAAQVQAALKQTLDAALAEARRLARPGDMEVRTGNFSLYPRYGNQGRMSGWQGQAELVLEGRDMNLIAQAAGRLSGMNVTQVAQGLSREALARHEAEVTERAIANYRAKATEIARQFGFNGYVLREVQVSTGEPPRLPVPVAMRAKAAAAEDAAPVPVEMGKGTITATVSGSVVLK, encoded by the coding sequence ATGACTCGACGCCTCCTGCCGCGGCACGCCGTGGCCGGTCCGCTCCTCGCCTTGGCCGCGGCCCTGGTCCAGGCCCAGCCCCGGCCCCAGCCCCAGCCCGAAACCGCGCTCGTGAACGTCGTCCACCTGCAGGCCGCAGCCAGCCTCGACGTGCCCAGAGACCTGCTCAGCATCACCCTGACGGCGGTGCGAGAGGGCACGGAGGCGGCCCAGGTGCAGGCTGCGCTGAAGCAAACGCTGGACGCGGCCCTCGCCGAAGCCCGCCGCCTCGCGCGCCCAGGCGACATGGAGGTGCGCACGGGCAACTTCTCGCTCTACCCCCGCTACGGCAACCAGGGCCGCATGAGCGGCTGGCAGGGCCAGGCCGAACTGGTGCTGGAGGGCCGCGACATGAACCTGATCGCCCAGGCGGCGGGTCGCTTGTCCGGGATGAACGTCACTCAGGTCGCCCAGGGGCTGTCGCGCGAGGCACTCGCCCGTCACGAGGCCGAAGTGACTGAGCGGGCGATCGCCAATTACCGGGCCAAGGCCACGGAGATCGCCCGCCAGTTCGGATTCAACGGCTACGTCTTGCGCGAGGTGCAGGTGTCCACCGGTGAGCCGCCGCGCCTTCCCGTGCCGGTGGCGATGCGCGCCAAGGCGGCCGCCGCGGAGGACGCCGCACCGGTGCCGGTCGAGATGGGCAAGGGCACGATCACGGCCACCGTGTCGGGCAGCGTGGTGCTCAAGTAG
- the rimO gene encoding 30S ribosomal protein S12 methylthiotransferase RimO: protein MSSTSYDTPTVAQLPGDGAAAPRIGFVSLGCPKALTDSELILTQLRAEGYETSKTFQGADLVIVNTCGFIDDAVKESLDTIGEALAENGKVIVTGCLGARTGESGENLVRQVHPKVLAVTGPHATQEVMDAVHRHVPKPHDPFVDLVPPTGVKLTPKHYAYLKISEGCNHRCTFCIIPSMRGDLVSRPIGEVLGEAQRLLEAGVKELLVISQDTSAYGVDVKYRTGFWNGRPVRTRMLDLVHALGDLAERHGAWVRLHYVYPYPHVDEIVPLMAEGKVLPYLDVPFQHAHPDVLKRMKRPADGEKNLERIQRWREICPEIVIRSTFIAGFPGETEAEFQYLLDFMREAQIDRAGCFAYSPVRGAAANGLPGALPDEVREERRARFMAVAEAVSTARLQRRVGATMQVLVDSAPALGRKGGVGRSYADAPEIDGVVKLLPPEKASKTLKVGEFTKARIVAAEGHDLIAVPV, encoded by the coding sequence ATGTCCTCGACCTCCTACGACACTCCGACGGTCGCCCAGTTGCCCGGCGACGGGGCTGCCGCACCCCGTATCGGCTTCGTCAGCCTGGGCTGCCCGAAGGCGCTCACCGACTCCGAGCTGATCCTCACCCAGCTGCGTGCAGAAGGCTACGAGACGTCCAAGACCTTCCAGGGTGCGGATCTCGTCATCGTCAACACCTGCGGCTTCATCGACGACGCGGTGAAGGAAAGCCTCGACACCATCGGCGAGGCACTGGCCGAGAACGGAAAGGTCATCGTCACGGGGTGCCTGGGCGCCAGGACGGGTGAGAGCGGCGAGAACCTCGTTCGCCAGGTGCACCCCAAGGTTTTGGCCGTCACCGGCCCGCACGCCACGCAGGAGGTGATGGACGCCGTCCACCGGCACGTGCCCAAGCCGCATGATCCGTTCGTGGACCTGGTGCCCCCGACCGGCGTGAAGCTCACGCCCAAGCACTATGCCTATCTCAAGATCAGCGAGGGCTGCAACCACCGCTGCACCTTCTGCATCATCCCCTCGATGCGGGGCGATCTGGTCTCGCGGCCCATCGGCGAGGTGCTGGGCGAGGCGCAGCGGCTCTTGGAGGCGGGCGTCAAGGAGCTGCTCGTCATCAGCCAGGACACCAGCGCCTACGGCGTGGACGTGAAGTACCGCACCGGGTTCTGGAACGGCCGGCCGGTGCGCACGCGGATGCTGGATCTGGTCCATGCTCTGGGCGATCTGGCCGAGCGCCATGGTGCCTGGGTGCGGCTGCACTACGTCTACCCGTACCCCCATGTCGACGAGATCGTCCCCCTGATGGCCGAAGGCAAGGTGCTGCCGTATCTGGACGTTCCGTTCCAGCACGCTCACCCCGACGTGCTCAAGCGGATGAAGCGTCCCGCCGACGGCGAGAAGAACCTCGAACGCATTCAGCGCTGGCGGGAGATCTGCCCCGAGATCGTCATCCGCAGCACCTTCATCGCCGGCTTCCCCGGCGAAACCGAAGCCGAGTTCCAGTACCTGCTCGATTTCATGCGCGAGGCCCAGATCGACCGCGCCGGCTGCTTCGCTTACTCGCCGGTGCGAGGCGCTGCCGCCAACGGCCTGCCGGGTGCACTGCCCGACGAGGTGCGCGAGGAGCGCAGGGCGCGTTTCATGGCGGTGGCCGAGGCGGTTTCGACCGCCAGGCTCCAGCGCCGGGTCGGCGCCACGATGCAGGTGCTGGTCGATTCCGCACCGGCCTTGGGCCGCAAGGGCGGGGTGGGGCGCAGCTACGCCGATGCACCGGAGATCGACGGGGTCGTGAAGCTCCTGCCGCCGGAGAAGGCGTCCAAGACCTTGAAGGTCGGCGAGTTCACCAAGGCCCGCATCGTCGCCGCCGAGGGCCACGACCTGATCGCCGTGCCGGTGTGA
- a CDS encoding alpha/beta fold hydrolase: MSEPRLDFVQCLDGQGLHRMAYWEWGDPHNPKVLVCVHGLSRQGRDFDTLARALRKDYRVVCPDVVGRGRSDWLGDPMGYQIPAYVADMVTLLARLRAETLDWVGTSMGGLIGLGVASLSGSPIRKLVLNDVGPTIEAQALQRIGSYLGRVPRFGSLEEAADYFWSISQGFGPHSREQWLALTEPMLRPVTDTHGRAFVPHYDPRIAVPFHAVTPEAAAAAQAALWQRYDAVRARTLVLRGEQSDLLTRETALEMTRRGPHARLHEFPGVGHAPTLVAPEQIAVVQEFLLSA, translated from the coding sequence ATGAGCGAACCGCGCCTGGACTTCGTTCAATGCCTGGACGGCCAAGGCCTGCATCGCATGGCCTACTGGGAATGGGGCGACCCCCACAACCCCAAGGTACTGGTGTGCGTGCACGGGCTCTCCAGGCAGGGGCGCGACTTCGACACCCTGGCCCGCGCCTTGCGCAAAGACTACCGCGTGGTGTGCCCCGACGTGGTCGGGCGGGGCCGCTCCGACTGGCTGGGCGACCCCATGGGCTACCAGATTCCTGCCTACGTGGCCGACATGGTCACGCTGCTGGCTCGGCTGAGGGCGGAGACGCTCGACTGGGTCGGCACGTCGATGGGCGGGCTGATCGGGCTCGGGGTGGCCTCGCTGTCCGGCAGCCCGATCCGCAAGCTGGTGCTCAACGACGTGGGGCCCACGATCGAGGCGCAGGCGCTGCAACGCATCGGCAGCTACTTGGGCCGGGTGCCGCGGTTCGGGTCGCTGGAGGAGGCGGCGGACTACTTCTGGTCGATCAGTCAGGGCTTCGGGCCTCACTCCCGGGAGCAATGGCTGGCGCTGACCGAGCCGATGCTGCGGCCGGTGACGGACACCCACGGCCGCGCCTTCGTACCGCACTACGATCCTCGCATCGCCGTGCCCTTTCATGCCGTCACACCCGAGGCTGCAGCCGCCGCCCAGGCCGCGCTCTGGCAGCGTTACGACGCCGTGCGGGCCCGCACGTTGGTGCTGCGGGGAGAGCAGTCCGACTTGTTGACCCGCGAGACCGCGCTCGAGATGACCCGGCGCGGCCCGCACGCCCGTTTGCACGAATTTCCCGGTGTCGGCCATGCGCCGACCCTGGTGGCACCCGAGCAGATCGCCGTGGTGCAGGAGTTTTTGCTGTCCGCATGA
- a CDS encoding RelA/SpoT family protein — protein sequence MKTGLLDKPPEAAPIVQLVGDEAGETRAARSTAEGLAQELARLEQARAFAAPLLAGHTLDTQEDALEHADGVATILRGIGASASMQAAVYLVYVSEYLNKPEEVIAKAFGPSYASLVAATRKLVQIQRNARDALLGDEARAEQMERVRKMLLAFSRDLRVVLLRLASRLQTLRYYAAAKRDCPLVLARESLQVFAPLANRLGIWQIKWELEDLSFRFLEPEQYKRIARMLDEKRLEREQVVEAARQHVAQLLARHGISAEVQGRPKHIYSIWKKMRGKQLDFDHVYDLRALRVIVPTVRDCYTVLSLVHEAYRPLPEEFDDYIARPKPNGYQSLHTVVFDERGRPIEIQIRTREMHEHAEHGVAAHWAYKEAGTKGYAGVTAAGDFEMQVAEARRAVLRQLLAWERDFSGQAEGAANVFDDRIYVFTPQAAIVELPKDATPIDFAYTVHTDLGHRCRGARVDGVMVPLHTPLKSGQTVEVIAAKEGGPSMDWLNPELGYLKSPRARAKVRAWFNALAQQQTIARGRELVEKLLQREGRTAIKLEDLAGQLGFKSADALFEVVGKDEYSLRNIEQLLRPSEPAPTTDEVIALKKSRASEGGAPRGGVLVVGIESLLTQLARCCKPAPPDAIGGFVTKGKGVAIHRTDCPNFREIAGRHPERVIAVEWGVPAGDKPAVYPVDVMVQASDRQGLLRDILEVFAKEKMNVVGVNTQTVRDVASMTFTVEVSDSARVASVLNHVAQVPGVRIARRR from the coding sequence ATGAAGACCGGATTGCTCGACAAGCCGCCCGAGGCGGCACCCATCGTCCAGCTGGTGGGCGACGAGGCGGGCGAGACACGTGCCGCCCGCAGCACCGCCGAAGGGCTGGCGCAGGAGCTGGCGCGCCTGGAGCAGGCGCGCGCCTTTGCCGCGCCGCTCCTGGCCGGCCACACGCTCGACACGCAGGAAGACGCGTTGGAGCACGCCGACGGCGTGGCCACCATCCTGCGCGGCATCGGGGCCTCGGCCTCGATGCAGGCGGCCGTCTACCTGGTGTACGTGAGCGAGTACCTCAACAAGCCGGAGGAGGTCATCGCCAAGGCCTTCGGGCCGTCCTACGCGAGCCTGGTCGCGGCCACGCGCAAGCTGGTGCAGATCCAGCGCAACGCCCGCGACGCGCTCCTCGGAGACGAGGCCCGCGCCGAGCAGATGGAGCGCGTGCGCAAGATGCTGCTGGCCTTCTCCCGCGACCTGCGGGTGGTGCTGCTGCGGCTGGCCTCGCGCCTGCAGACGCTGCGCTACTACGCTGCCGCCAAGCGCGACTGCCCGCTCGTGCTCGCTCGCGAGTCGCTGCAGGTGTTCGCACCGCTGGCCAACCGTCTCGGCATCTGGCAGATCAAGTGGGAGCTCGAGGACCTGTCGTTCCGCTTCCTCGAGCCCGAGCAGTACAAGCGCATCGCGCGCATGCTCGACGAGAAGCGCCTGGAGCGCGAGCAGGTCGTCGAGGCCGCTCGCCAGCATGTGGCGCAGCTGCTCGCGCGCCACGGCATCTCGGCCGAAGTGCAGGGCCGGCCGAAGCACATCTACAGCATCTGGAAGAAGATGCGCGGCAAGCAGCTCGACTTCGACCACGTCTACGATCTGCGCGCGCTGCGCGTTATCGTGCCGACGGTGCGCGACTGCTACACCGTGCTCAGCCTGGTGCACGAGGCCTACCGCCCTCTGCCCGAGGAGTTCGACGACTACATCGCGCGGCCCAAGCCCAATGGCTACCAGTCGCTGCACACTGTCGTCTTCGACGAGCGCGGGCGCCCGATCGAGATCCAGATCCGCACCCGCGAGATGCACGAGCACGCCGAGCATGGCGTGGCCGCTCACTGGGCGTACAAGGAGGCCGGCACCAAGGGGTACGCCGGTGTGACGGCCGCCGGCGACTTCGAGATGCAGGTGGCCGAGGCCCGTCGGGCGGTGCTGCGGCAGTTGCTGGCCTGGGAGCGCGACTTCTCCGGCCAGGCCGAAGGGGCGGCCAACGTCTTCGACGACCGCATCTACGTCTTCACGCCCCAGGCGGCCATCGTCGAGCTGCCGAAGGACGCCACCCCGATCGACTTCGCCTACACCGTGCACACCGACCTCGGCCACCGCTGTCGCGGCGCGCGCGTGGACGGGGTGATGGTGCCGCTGCACACGCCGCTCAAGAGCGGGCAGACGGTGGAGGTGATCGCAGCCAAGGAGGGCGGCCCCTCCATGGACTGGCTGAACCCGGAGCTGGGGTATCTCAAGAGCCCCCGCGCGCGCGCCAAAGTGCGCGCGTGGTTCAACGCCCTGGCCCAACAGCAGACGATCGCCCGCGGACGCGAACTGGTCGAGAAGCTCCTGCAACGCGAAGGCCGCACCGCAATCAAGCTGGAGGACCTGGCCGGCCAGCTCGGCTTCAAGAGCGCGGACGCCTTGTTCGAGGTGGTCGGCAAGGACGAGTACTCGCTGCGCAACATCGAGCAGTTGCTGCGTCCCAGCGAGCCCGCGCCGACGACCGATGAAGTCATCGCCCTCAAGAAGTCGCGCGCCAGCGAGGGCGGGGCACCGCGGGGCGGCGTGCTGGTGGTCGGCATCGAGTCGCTGCTCACGCAACTGGCGCGCTGCTGCAAGCCGGCGCCGCCCGACGCGATCGGCGGCTTCGTCACCAAAGGCAAGGGGGTGGCCATCCACCGCACCGACTGCCCCAACTTCCGTGAGATCGCCGGGCGCCATCCGGAGCGCGTCATCGCGGTGGAATGGGGCGTGCCGGCCGGGGACAAGCCGGCGGTCTATCCCGTCGACGTGATGGTGCAGGCCAGCGACCGGCAGGGACTCCTGCGCGACATCCTGGAAGTGTTTGCCAAGGAGAAGATGAACGTCGTCGGCGTCAACACCCAGACGGTGCGTGACGTCGCCTCGATGACGTTCACCGTGGAGGTCTCAGACTCGGCGCGTGTGGCGTCTGTGCTGAACCACGTCGCCCAGGTGCCGGGGGTGCGCATCGCCCGGCGGCGATAG
- the phaR gene encoding polyhydroxyalkanoate synthesis repressor PhaR, which translates to MAQAKCDHTGDEAPSHAIRTLKKYPNRRLYDTQTSSYITLADVKKMVLDGQEFVVRDAKTNEDITRSILLQIILEEETGGVPMFSTNMLAQIIRFYGHTMQGLMGSYLEKNIQAFIEMQNRFAEQSKGMYDPKSFSPELWTQFMKVQAPMMQGLMTNYLEQSKNIFVQMQEQMQKQAESLMPGFGGFPGANKR; encoded by the coding sequence ATGGCCCAAGCGAAATGCGATCACACGGGCGACGAGGCCCCATCGCACGCCATTCGCACCCTCAAGAAGTACCCCAACCGGCGCCTCTACGACACGCAGACGAGCAGCTACATCACCTTGGCCGACGTCAAGAAGATGGTCCTCGACGGCCAGGAGTTCGTCGTGCGGGATGCCAAGACCAACGAGGACATCACCCGCAGCATCCTGCTGCAGATCATCCTCGAGGAAGAGACGGGCGGGGTGCCGATGTTCTCGACGAACATGCTGGCGCAGATCATCCGCTTCTACGGGCACACCATGCAGGGGTTGATGGGTTCCTATCTCGAGAAGAACATCCAGGCCTTCATCGAGATGCAGAACCGGTTCGCCGAGCAGTCCAAGGGCATGTACGACCCGAAGAGCTTCAGCCCGGAGCTCTGGACGCAGTTCATGAAGGTCCAGGCGCCGATGATGCAAGGCCTGATGACGAACTACCTCGAGCAGTCGAAGAACATCTTCGTGCAGATGCAGGAGCAGATGCAGAAGCAGGCCGAATCCCTCATGCCCGGGTTCGGCGGCTTCCCCGGCGCGAACAAGCGCTAG
- a CDS encoding 3-hydroxybutyrate dehydrogenase, with translation MLKGKTALVTGSTSGIGLGIAQALARQGAQVVLNGFGDVEAARQSVERLGVKTGYHGADMSKPAEIEDMMRYAEREFGAVDILVNNAGIQHVANVEDFPVEKWDAILAINLSSAFHTTRLALPAMKQRNWGRIINVASAHGLVASAQKSAYVAAKHGIVGFTKAVALETATTGVTVNAICPGWVLTPLVQKQVDDRAARDGVSVEEAKRRLLGEKQPSLQFTTPEQLGELAVFLCSEAAVNVRGVAWNVDGGWVAQ, from the coding sequence ATGTTGAAAGGCAAGACCGCTCTCGTCACCGGTTCCACGAGCGGCATCGGCCTGGGCATCGCCCAGGCGCTGGCGCGGCAAGGCGCGCAGGTCGTGCTCAACGGCTTCGGCGATGTCGAGGCGGCGCGCCAGTCCGTCGAGCGGCTGGGCGTCAAGACCGGCTATCACGGCGCCGACATGAGCAAGCCGGCCGAGATCGAGGACATGATGCGCTATGCCGAACGCGAGTTCGGCGCGGTGGACATCCTCGTCAACAACGCCGGTATTCAGCATGTGGCGAACGTCGAGGACTTCCCCGTCGAGAAGTGGGACGCGATTCTCGCCATCAACCTCAGCTCGGCCTTTCACACCACCCGCCTGGCGCTGCCGGCGATGAAGCAGCGCAACTGGGGCCGCATCATCAACGTCGCCTCGGCGCACGGCCTGGTCGCCTCCGCGCAGAAGTCGGCCTACGTGGCGGCCAAGCACGGCATCGTCGGCTTCACGAAGGCCGTGGCACTGGAAACCGCGACCACCGGCGTGACGGTCAACGCGATCTGCCCCGGCTGGGTCCTCACCCCGCTGGTCCAGAAGCAGGTGGATGACCGCGCCGCGCGCGATGGCGTGAGCGTCGAGGAGGCCAAGCGGCGGCTGCTGGGCGAAAAGCAGCCTTCGCTGCAATTCACGACCCCCGAGCAGTTGGGAGAGCTGGCCGTCTTCCTCTGTTCCGAAGCCGCCGTCAATGTGCGCGGCGTGGCCTGGAACGTGGACGGGGGTTGGGTCGCCCAGTGA